TGAGAGCACAGCCCGGCAGCTCAGCCCCGGTTATTATCCGGATGTTGCAAGAGGGTGGCGAGCATACTGAGCAGCAAAACCCGGTCACGTTTCCAGCCAAGCCGTTCGGGCTGCAAACTCAGCCACGTTACGGCCCGTAGTTGCACTGAACTTTGGCATCTGGGCCGCAGCCTGCTGCCAGCCCCTCTGTGCGCACACCATCGGTGGTCAAGACCGGGCTTTTTGCTCGGCCCCACGTTCCGTCACAGCACGCGCGAGCTTTGTGCCCCTCTGAGCGCCCACGCAGAGCGAAGCACGGGCGCCCCGGGCAGCACACGACCCGCCGCTCGTGCAAAGGAACGAACACAcggcctttttaaaaataagttctaCCCACCGAATACTCTCCTAAACCATCCGGAAAAAACGGGCATAGTGAGCAGtaaaaacagcagctgggaaTACTGTCAACGGTGGGAAAAGGCATTTTGTACCTTTATCTACCGTTATGCCACCTGAAGGCATACGTATGACAGAATTATAACCCCCTGCCACAAAAATCTGTTCTAAACAAGACTGGAAAAGTAACAGGAACAATCCATGGCACATTCTgggtcattaaaaaaatataaaaccatcGTTAATGGTCTCTATGACTAACATCGTATGCATAGGACAACAGGgtaattcaggttggaagggacagaTCTCTGGCCCAACCCTCTGCCTAAAATAGTCAGCTATGAGGTCACaccaggctgctctgggcttACCCACACAGCTCCTGAAGGCCTCCATTTTGTCACACTGAAGATTTTCTAAATACTTCAATCAGATgcagaaacaaattaaacagaactgtACTTCAGGTAGTGCAGCAGTAAGTTTAACCCTTTACCTTTAACTTTCTTATTAAACTTCTTCTGCTTCATCTTCTCTCTGTTGTCACGGCGGAGTTCCCTTGCTTCTTGCAATGCTTCTTCACTACCCCAGACTTCGAGAGAACGCTTGATTACCTACGGGACGGAcataaatgtgtttctttttcccctgaaacGATAAAAGTAAACTATTCTAACTCACAAACTTAATTTTTTCCCTAGACATACACCAGCCAACCAAATCTTGCCCCTGTCTCCCATCTGCCTCTTCGCTCTGGGCCCACAAACACAGCATTCCTTCCACACTGATTTTTAGTATCAGCTAGACTTGAGTTGCTCGGGCAAGTCAAACGCAGCTCTAGTTTTATGCATACCCACTAAAGCATCAGCGTTCCTACAGAAGTGGCAAGCAGGAAACGACAGGAGCCCTGAAGAGCTGCTCGCCCTTCCTGCTGCCTCTGAGGGCAAAGCTGCGACACGAGGCCGCGGCTGCAAGGGgccacaggcagcagctgccccacGCATTTCAGAGCAGCACTCAAGGCCGTGCACTTCACGACCTGTAACTGTGCTAACCACCGATGCTGTAGTCCACTAATACCTTTAAAATGGTCTCACACActgatattttcattaatttggACCATGGATCCTTACTCTGACTGTAGAGAAAGTTTACACAAACTATGTCTAATATACTTAGCTTTGACACAAATAATTGAGAAATCAGAACCGCGGTGACACCATTTTGGCTACAGAAGTTGTACAAAGGTAAAAAGAGCGCTGAAATACGGTAACAGTTTCTGTACCTGTAGCTTTAAATAAAGTTTCATGTCACCCCATCGTGAGTTATGAGGGTTTTTCTTCACAATGAATCTGAGCACTGGCTCCCTCTTGTCTAAGTCACAGTCTTTAAGAAGATACTCTTCTTTTGCTTCTGTCCTTGTTATAAgcttatgtttttcttcagcatctCTGGAAGATGTAAAATAATTATGAGAAAGCTACACCTTAAAGCCACGTTATTAACATCTAAGTCCTCACCATGCTAACATTCCTGAAATACAGGCAGCCCTCGTCCTCTTAGTTTTTGTGTATGCAAATAACTCTGGATTCCAAGAATCTGGCTAAACTCTGGGAGAGGTTTACTAAAACGAATTTGAAAATTTCTCCCATTTGAGCAAACGCAGGCTGAGAAGCCTGTTTTTCTAGAAGAGcttttattctattttcttGTAAGAGGGagtaaataaaacttaaaaGGGGCATGAATAATTTTAGGTATTCGCCTAACCCAGATGCAATTCAAGAGGACAAAAGCACAGGCCTGACACATGGTCAAGACAGAAAGAATGTGTAACATGAGACAGGTCAGATCACCTGAGAATATACACACTCCATATGCTTCTAGATTCCAGAAAGAGATTAGGAACACAGACAGACTTGTTTCTAAATGCAAGACAGTAGGcagaagaaccttaaaagatcGTAACTTTTACCAGACGTATAATGAAAAACTGTGTAAGCACAGCAGCATTAATGAGTTAATGAAAAAAGTACATTTACGCAATACTGACTGAAGTGTAACTTTAATTGCTTGAGCCGGAACAACGTGCCAAACAGTAAGTGCTAGGTCATCACGGAAGTACTGCTGTAAATTTAGCTTTGCTAGAATTCAAAGTTCACAGTAAAAGCTAATGCACTGAGGAATCTCTAATGCTCAGCTACAAGAGCTAATTAATCTGAAGGAAAAAGCCACTCCTGGCGCTCCCAACAGCCCCTTTGCACCCATTGTCCCTCCAGCACACCGCACTTTGTCTGCGCCGCGCCGGGCCCGCACCACGTGCTGcccggccgccccccgcgcTGAGCGGGACGTTTCCTGTTCCGCCACTCTCCATTCATTCATCCCTGCCCTCACGGGCGCCCGCCCGCCTCGGCGCTGGCCCCAGTGCCCCGCTTATCTCTGTGGTTTTTGGCGCATTTACTGTGTTACAGATAAGGGCGcaggctgcctcctgcccaagGACACCCCCCCGGGTCACTCCCCCGCGCCCCAGCACCAGCCCGCTCCTGCTGACCAAAGTACTAACTTCGCCCTGGTTAATTCACTGGCACAGCAATACACCCCTAATCCAGGCTCTACTTCAGAAAGCAGGTATAGTGTTTTCTATCAGGTTTTTGAGTAGCTCCGGTTTGCGTTCATTCATTTCCCTGCTGACATAACATACTAGCTGCCCCCAACATACCAATGTTTCCATAACGCTGTGTAAATATCTACCGTGTGCCCCAAGACAGGCTCAGGAGACAACGCTGCCGTTCTTCCATAAAGGAAAACGCAGAGGTTATCAGCCAACTTACGTTCTTTTTCAGTACAAGTTactgaaaaatgttgctttgcTGATAGcctttttaatttaatggaattattttaattaactaAATTATTGCCAGCAATCTCTACATAAAATAAAGCACCCCTCTCCTGATTATTTGTAATACCTGCAATTATCACATGTTGCCCAATCAAAGTGCTGCATAAGGTAGGAATCCATGAATTCTTTGCCACAGTCTCCACAGATGAGATAGTCAAATTCTAGTACAGGTGCTAatggaaagaaatttttttttaaggaactaCCATGATAAAAACAAGCATATGGAATTGGTATTATAGGCAACTTTACTAATAATTTCTTATAGTATTTGTTACAGACTAGTTTCACCCCTCCATTCAAGTTTTCCAGAATGATACAGTACAAATTCAAAGCCATTAATCACGCAATCCCATCTCTGCCGctattatttctgttcttgctgGAAGGTTCACTGTATTAAGTATTGGATTTCAACATTCAAATGGACACATTTGTTTCAACTTAGCCattgtttaaaaaggaaaaaaaaaaaaatcaaatccccACATTTCCGCATTAAATGCTTCACATCCCCCCGCTACAGCTTCCTCCGTTCTGGCCCGGCAAAAGTAACGCCCTGACGCGGGAGGGCGTGCGGGCAGAGCGGGAGGAAGCGGCGGGGGGTGCAGTCGGCAGAGGGTGGGTACAGCAGGCAGCGCACGGGAGCGGCGCTGGAGTCACAGCCGCTCAGCCCCGCTCCCATCGCTCCCCTGCCGGTCCCCAAACCCGTCGGCGCGGCTCCTGTCCGGTCCCTTCCTGCCGGCACACACGTGGGTGGGTGGCCAGAGAGCTGCTAGGAGTGGAATGGGGATGGAGCTCCACTACAATCCTCTCCCCAAGCCCTCTCAGCACTGCTCCAAGCCCAGACATCTCAGTGCCGGACGCGGCTCCCGGTTGTGTCCTCGCCGTGTTCCATCGCCATCTGCTTCGTGTTCCGTGGGGCACCCACCAGGGAAcactggctcagggggctgcgGCTGTAAGGAGTGCTCCCTTAAAATAACGTCGTCATTCTAGCAAAAAAATTACGTTTTCATACATTTTCGCGAGCTAAAACTGCAGAATATTAACGGTAGCTGAAATGGAAGATTAATGCTTAACATGCAGGACCATACATTTTTAATCGCGTTTGCATTTATAGCAGATTCGATCCAGCAAAGACGACATTTTATGCCGATTCAGTCCTGCTGGCAGCAGTGGAATGCTCGGTACTTCACATAGTCATGCTCTTACATCACATTTCATCATTTAAGGCAGTACCCCCCAACATaaagacattttattaaaacaatCGCATTAAGAATTACACAGCAAAAATGCCCCCGGTGCAAAGGCATCCCAGATCTacttaatttattattaaacaTTAACCCCCCCAAAAAGAATTAGCGCTGCTAATTGCTTAGACTCTTAATGAAATCTGGTGGTGATTTCTAACAAAGAGATACACTGCACCAACGGCCCTGCTGCTGATTCAGAGCAGAACAAAGCGAGACAAAGGCAATCCCAGAGAAGAAAGTGAAGCTATTTTGGGATCCTCACTCCTCCATTTGCTTTCTGGAGGGAGAATATCGCAAGACAATATGTCGAAACCCTCTACCAAACGATCAGCAACTTGGCGTCAGCACGTTTTATGACGATAAAAGCCAGCACTGCAGCAGTGCTCTGATCTTGGCATAAACGGTATAAATCTAAAAATTCCCACCACCGACGAACCCGCGCAAATTTACACTTACTTTGATCTCAAAATTCAAATTCCCGAAAGAAATAGTAGAAATAACGTCCATCggggaaaggaaaaacctgATATACCCAAGGGCACTGACTGTGTCCCACTTCCGCGGCTTAAAATTCCTCATTTTTAATTACCGCGTATTTGCTAGCCTCTTAAATGCTGGAAGAATCGGACGCGCCAGAAATGGATCACATCCAGAGCCGCGttgggaggaaaaaggaagaaaaaaaaaggggcggggggcggggaaAGGAcgaataaaggaaaaaaaaaaaaaagcccgggaaaaaaaaaaggcgccCAACCCGCCCAGCCGGGCCGGCCCGCAGCCGGCTCACTGCCGCCCCCGCGCCTTcctgccccccccgcccgccaCACGCGCCCGGCGCCGCCTCCTCCCGGCGCCCCAGCCGCCGCGCTCCGCCTCGGCTGCCTCGCGGTTTCTTTTACCGGGCGGATGCACGATTTTCTCGGCGGCGCCgggctcttcctcctcctcctcctcctccaggaaGAAGCCCCCTCCCGTGTCCACGACCTTGGGGGGGGCCCGCGCCCGCACGCCGCCTGCAGAAGACAAACGAGACGCCGCGTTAAGCGCCGCGGCGGGAGCGGCCGCCGGCAGGGGGCGCTCCCGCGCTCCCAGGCGGGGGGCCGCGACGAGCGCGCGCGCGCTAAGAgggcccccccctccccccacgtggggggagggggggcccTCGCGCGCCGCGGCGgcggctttccttcccccccccc
The Columba livia isolate bColLiv1 breed racing homer chromosome Z, bColLiv1.pat.W.v2, whole genome shotgun sequence genome window above contains:
- the XPA gene encoding DNA repair protein complementing XP-A cells — translated: MAGAAAAPAPEEDASAAASDRPPLSAAVLAKIERNRQRALALRQARLAARPYPAAGGVRARAPPKVVDTGGGFFLEEEEEEEEPGAAEKIVHPPAPVLEFDYLICGDCGKEFMDSYLMQHFDWATCDNCRDAEEKHKLITRTEAKEEYLLKDCDLDKREPVLRFIVKKNPHNSRWGDMKLYLKLQVIKRSLEVWGSEEALQEARELRRDNREKMKQKKFNKKVKELRHAVRSSLWKRETRIHEHEYGPEENIDEDTYKKTCTVCGHELTYEKM